In Flavobacterium sp. N1736, the following are encoded in one genomic region:
- a CDS encoding helix-turn-helix domain-containing protein, which produces MSTLTKPNHIGRKISRIRELKDMKQEALAQALGTNQQAISAMENSETIDEEKLIEVAKALGVSVEAIKNFSEESVFNYFNNFYDNSQGTVGNYHCTFNPLDKLIESYDENKKLYERLLQAEKDKVEYLEKLMKGK; this is translated from the coding sequence ATGAGCACATTAACAAAACCAAATCATATAGGGCGAAAAATCAGCCGTATTCGTGAACTGAAAGACATGAAGCAGGAAGCTTTGGCACAAGCTTTAGGAACAAACCAACAAGCTATATCTGCTATGGAAAATAGTGAAACCATAGATGAAGAAAAACTTATTGAGGTGGCGAAAGCTCTTGGAGTAAGTGTAGAAGCAATTAAAAATTTTTCAGAAGAAAGCGTATTTAATTATTTCAATAATTTTTACGATAATAGTCAGGGAACTGTAGGGAATTATCATTGTACATTTAATCCATTAGACAAACTAATTGAATCTTACGATGAAAATAAAAAACTTTACGAACGTTTATTGCAGGCTGAAAAAGATAAAGTTGAGTATTTAGAAAAATTAATGAAAGGGAAATAA
- a CDS encoding RHS repeat-associated core domain-containing protein has translation MVTTTLNSDGVYVPAVSTTTTYSDNQLYKSITKDENWVSGKNNTTEEFKNKEGKLILKRTYSNYASQTEVKHDTYYIYDIYGNLTYVLSPKAEGAISDSALKELCYQYRYDTRNRLVEKKLPGKEWEYIIYDKLDRPILSQDANLKASNKWMFTKYDAFGRPVYTGEYINSVQITRPSVQALANDSSALFENKQADALNINGTSVNYSNIVFPNTGIDLFTITYYDNYLDIDLDQGTAAISYGITPATNAKGLATCSKVRILGTSAWTTNVSYYDTKGRSIYNYNKNNYLNIVASVKTQLDFAGKTLQTTSTHKKDSDGMITIIDTYSYDHAGRALTQKQTINNQPEEIIANNAYDSLGQLIAKGVGGKATTQSRLQNVDYSYNIRGWLKGINNVNNISNNLFAFQINYNTPTTGAPLFNGNISQTFWRTANTDNSLRNYTYNYDNLNRLTQATDNSTINPGRYNEGIKYDKNGNIMSILRLGNTNSTATLFGTMDNLVYAYDTGNKLTKVEDVSGSTEGFNNGSNTAVEYTYDNNGNVSTDSNKEITAILYNYLNLPVEIKFRDDDYSKINYIYDALGTKQKKRVNKEGDVTETIYAGAFQYVQNFEEGNGSVLKFINQPEGYIEPIGSSYKYVYQYKDHLGNIRLSYADNNNDGVITSQTNSQTLWQDSFENPTGWDGTGASWGHALDAFDTAVKHSGNRSGRIDVHVEDVSRSVHSTQWIAVNNTVDTQYRISGWVLLENITQWSRARLELMGKKEGETEYTTLYDYKYITTKGEWIYVEKIVTVPANIKTINSRITLDYNTGTVKGSAWFDELKIEKITQNGQNEIVEENNYYPFGLKQKDNNNMIVSSNPAQKYKYNGKDLQDELGLGFYDFGARNYDPAIGRWMNIDPLAETSRRFSPYTYALNNPVFFIDPDGMQATYNWEEHNKGNKGVYNDGDKTVSFSDAMGSIGLNSNGSENKSDETSNDGSEPPVNFFARDHSNFAGTFDEKNKPENYQIGDGIFDVFGHGGVDGEGEGFFADYKTGGPFIDNAQDFDTRMSKVSPAYKKQIEGGFGAFTINLFICQGGSGNKSMAKKISKAHPNATVVAFDGFVMYGNDASGKSVINGASSNIKYNDNKGYRVVYQNGKEISRMLYSTYRASGKLF, from the coding sequence GTGGTTACAACAACATTAAATTCTGATGGTGTTTATGTTCCAGCTGTTTCTACTACTACAACTTATTCTGATAATCAATTGTATAAGAGTATAACTAAAGATGAAAATTGGGTAAGTGGTAAAAATAATACAACAGAAGAATTTAAAAATAAAGAAGGAAAACTTATTTTAAAACGCACTTATTCTAACTATGCATCTCAAACAGAAGTTAAGCACGATACCTATTACATTTATGATATTTATGGAAACTTAACTTATGTTTTATCCCCTAAAGCCGAAGGAGCAATAAGTGATTCTGCTTTAAAAGAATTGTGTTATCAATATAGATATGATACAAGAAATAGGCTAGTTGAAAAAAAATTGCCTGGTAAAGAATGGGAATATATTATTTATGATAAATTAGACAGACCGATACTTTCGCAAGATGCTAATTTAAAAGCCAGCAACAAATGGATGTTTACTAAATACGATGCTTTTGGCAGACCTGTATATACAGGTGAATACATAAATTCCGTACAAATAACCAGACCTTCTGTACAAGCCTTGGCAAATGATAGTTCAGCTTTATTTGAAAACAAACAGGCTGACGCTTTAAATATTAACGGTACAAGTGTAAATTATTCTAATATTGTTTTTCCAAATACAGGAATTGACCTTTTTACCATAACTTATTATGATAACTATCTTGATATAGATTTAGATCAGGGAACAGCGGCTATATCATATGGCATTACACCTGCTACCAATGCCAAAGGACTAGCCACCTGTTCTAAAGTACGTATTCTAGGAACATCAGCCTGGACAACCAATGTTAGCTATTATGATACTAAAGGAAGATCTATTTATAATTATAATAAAAATAATTATTTAAATATAGTTGCATCAGTAAAAACCCAGTTAGATTTTGCTGGTAAAACACTACAGACTACCTCTACACATAAAAAAGACAGTGATGGTATGATAACTATCATTGATACTTATTCTTATGATCATGCAGGCAGAGCATTAACACAAAAACAAACTATTAATAATCAGCCGGAGGAAATAATTGCAAATAATGCATACGATAGTTTAGGGCAGCTAATAGCGAAAGGTGTTGGCGGTAAAGCAACAACACAATCACGACTACAAAACGTTGATTACAGCTACAATATTAGAGGCTGGTTAAAAGGTATTAATAATGTAAATAACATTAGTAATAATTTATTTGCTTTTCAGATAAACTATAACACTCCAACAACGGGAGCTCCATTGTTTAATGGCAATATTAGCCAGACCTTTTGGAGAACAGCCAATACTGACAATAGTTTAAGAAATTATACTTATAATTATGATAATTTAAACAGGTTAACACAAGCTACAGATAATTCAACCATAAACCCGGGAAGATATAACGAAGGTATCAAATATGATAAAAATGGTAACATTATGAGTATTTTAAGATTAGGGAATACCAATTCTACCGCTACTCTATTTGGTACTATGGACAATCTGGTTTATGCTTATGATACTGGAAATAAGCTCACCAAAGTAGAAGATGTATCAGGCAGTACCGAAGGATTCAATAATGGAAGTAATACTGCTGTTGAGTATACTTATGATAATAATGGAAACGTGAGTACTGATAGTAATAAAGAAATTACTGCTATACTATATAATTATTTGAACCTTCCTGTAGAAATAAAATTTAGAGATGATGATTATTCAAAAATTAATTATATTTATGATGCTTTAGGAACAAAACAAAAGAAAAGAGTAAACAAAGAGGGAGACGTAACAGAAACTATTTATGCCGGAGCTTTTCAATATGTTCAAAATTTTGAAGAAGGTAACGGATCTGTTTTAAAATTTATTAACCAACCAGAAGGTTATATTGAGCCTATTGGCAGTTCTTATAAATATGTATATCAATACAAAGATCATTTAGGTAATATAAGATTGAGTTATGCTGATAATAACAATGATGGTGTAATTACAAGCCAGACAAATTCTCAGACTTTATGGCAAGACAGTTTTGAAAACCCAACAGGTTGGGATGGTACCGGTGCCAGCTGGGGACATGCTTTAGATGCATTTGACACAGCTGTAAAACATTCTGGTAATCGCTCAGGAAGAATAGATGTACATGTGGAAGACGTATCGAGATCTGTGCACAGTACACAGTGGATTGCCGTAAACAATACTGTAGATACGCAATATCGTATTTCAGGATGGGTTCTTTTAGAAAACATAACACAATGGTCTCGTGCCAGATTGGAACTGATGGGAAAAAAAGAAGGAGAAACTGAATATACAACACTGTATGATTATAAATACATCACTACTAAAGGCGAATGGATATATGTTGAAAAGATTGTTACGGTACCAGCCAATATTAAAACGATAAATTCAAGAATAACCCTTGATTACAACACTGGTACTGTAAAGGGAAGTGCATGGTTTGATGAGTTAAAAATAGAAAAAATAACACAAAATGGGCAAAACGAAATAGTGGAAGAAAACAATTATTATCCTTTTGGATTAAAACAGAAGGATAACAATAATATGATCGTTTCATCAAATCCAGCTCAGAAGTATAAGTACAACGGCAAGGATCTCCAAGACGAGCTGGGGCTTGGATTCTATGACTTTGGGGCACGTAATTATGATCCAGCGATTGGTCGCTGGATGAATATTGATCCTTTGGCTGAAACATCCAGAAGATTTAGTCCTTATACATACGCACTTAATAATCCTGTCTTTTTTATTGATCCTGATGGAATGCAGGCGACATATAATTGGGAAGAACATAACAAAGGAAATAAAGGAGTATATAATGATGGTGATAAAACTGTTTCTTTTAGCGATGCCATGGGTAGTATTGGTTTAAATAGTAACGGAAGTGAAAATAAAAGCGATGAAACATCAAATGATGGTAGTGAACCACCAGTCAATTTTTTCGCACGTGATCATTCTAATTTCGCTGGAACATTTGATGAAAAAAATAAACCAGAAAATTACCAAATTGGAGATGGGATTTTTGACGTCTTTGGTCATGGAGGAGTTGATGGAGAAGGCGAAGGTTTTTTTGCTGATTATAAAACGGGTGGTCCTTTTATTGATAATGCTCAAGATTTTGATACAAGAATGTCAAAGGTAAGTCCTGCATATAAAAAACAAATAGAAGGCGGATTTGGGGCTTTTACAATAAATCTTTTTATATGTCAAGGAGGCTCCGGAAATAAATCTATGGCAAAAAAAATATCTAAAGCTCATCCAAACGCAACAGTTGTTGCATTTGATGGTTTTGTTATGTATGGAAATGATGCAAGTGGGAAGTCTGTAATTAATGGAGCAAGTTCAAATATCAAATATAATGATAATAAAGGTTATAGAGTAGTTTATCAAAATGGAAAAGAAATCAGTAGGATGCTATATAGCACATATAGGGCATCTGGTAAATTGTTTTAA
- a CDS encoding DUF6443 domain-containing protein, with product MKKNKRYSIQIILLLFTIYTTAQTPATITKGSINTPYTVTGNETLIATQSITLSPNTYILAGSTFWAKISADEYIPPFALSNENFVFTRKYQTGLKSSDAIANNSDVIEGVVYYDGLGRPIQNIGIKASPNKTDIITHTAYDNIGRQEKEYLPYMDNLGSVASYRKSVDAQSGTIDYYKLNYPQDIDNALPNPFSQKKFENSPLNRVLLQASPEKTGH from the coding sequence ATGAAAAAAAACAAACGATATAGCATACAAATTATTTTGTTGTTATTTACTATATATACGACAGCTCAAACTCCGGCAACAATAACAAAAGGAAGCATAAATACACCTTATACAGTAACAGGAAATGAAACCCTTATTGCAACACAAAGTATTACACTTAGCCCTAATACTTATATACTGGCCGGAAGTACATTTTGGGCAAAAATTAGTGCCGACGAATACATTCCTCCTTTTGCTTTAAGCAATGAAAATTTCGTTTTTACGCGCAAATATCAAACGGGTTTAAAGTCTAGTGATGCCATAGCAAATAATTCTGACGTTATAGAAGGTGTTGTATATTATGATGGCTTAGGCAGACCAATTCAGAATATTGGTATAAAGGCTTCGCCTAATAAAACAGATATTATTACACATACTGCTTATGATAATATTGGTAGACAAGAAAAAGAATATTTACCGTATATGGATAATTTGGGTTCTGTTGCATCATACAGAAAAAGCGTTGATGCACAATCCGGAACTATTGATTACTATAAATTAAATTATCCTCAGGATATTGATAATGCGCTTCCTAACCCATTTTCTCAAAAGAAGTTTGAAAACTCACCTTTAAATCGTGTATTATTGCAAGCTTCTCCGGAAAAGACTGGGCATTAG